The Micromonospora sp. NBC_01740 genome includes a window with the following:
- a CDS encoding TIGR03960 family B12-binding radical SAM protein — MSVPSTTPRPAAANSVWPRLEPLLPQVTKPIQYVGGELGAVVKDWDAAAVRWALMYPDAYEVGLPNQGVQILYEVLNELPDVLAERTYAVWPDLEKLMRAHGVPQFTVDAHRSVRDFDVFGVSFSTELGYTNLLTAVDLAGIPLLAADRTDADPVIVAGGHAAFNPEPIADFVDAAVLGDGEEAVLEITGIVREWKAEGSPGGRDELLLRLARTESVYVPRFYDVDYLPDGRIQRVVPNRADVPFRVHKRTTMDLDAWPYPKKPLVPLAETVHERYAVEIFRGCTRGCRFCQAGMITRPVRERSITTVGQMVREGLEFSGFHEVGLLSLSSADHSEIGDMCSGLAQQYEGTNVSLSLPSTRVDAFNIDLAQELSRNGRRTGLTFAPEGGSERIRKVINKMVSKEDLIRTVVTAYTNGWRQVKLYFMCGLPTETDEDVLEIADMAHEVIRAGRAATGSKDIRCTVSIGGFVPKPHTPFQWASMERPEVIDGRLKMLKQAINADRSLGRAIGFRYHDGEPSLIEGLLSRGDRRVGAVIRRVWENGGRFDGWSEHFSYQRWVEAATEVLPAFGVDLDWYTTRQRDELEVLPWDHLDSGLDKDWLWQDWQDSLSEYEQDDCRWTPCFDCGVCPSMDTEIQIGPTGKKLLPLTPINGLKLPTGAQQ, encoded by the coding sequence ATGAGCGTCCCGTCCACCACGCCGCGCCCCGCCGCGGCCAATTCCGTCTGGCCCCGGCTGGAGCCGCTGCTGCCCCAGGTGACCAAGCCCATCCAGTACGTCGGTGGCGAGCTGGGCGCGGTGGTCAAGGACTGGGACGCGGCGGCCGTGCGCTGGGCGTTGATGTACCCCGACGCCTACGAGGTCGGCCTGCCCAACCAGGGCGTGCAGATCCTCTACGAGGTGCTCAACGAGCTGCCCGACGTGCTCGCCGAGCGGACCTACGCGGTCTGGCCGGACCTGGAGAAGCTGATGCGCGCCCACGGCGTGCCGCAGTTCACCGTCGACGCGCACCGCTCCGTGCGCGACTTCGACGTCTTCGGCGTCTCCTTCTCCACCGAGCTGGGCTACACCAACCTGCTCACCGCGGTCGACCTGGCCGGCATCCCGCTGCTCGCCGCCGACCGCACCGACGCCGACCCGGTGATCGTGGCCGGCGGCCACGCCGCGTTCAACCCGGAGCCGATCGCCGACTTCGTCGACGCCGCCGTGCTGGGCGACGGCGAGGAGGCGGTCCTGGAGATCACCGGGATCGTGCGGGAGTGGAAGGCCGAGGGCTCCCCGGGCGGGCGCGACGAGCTGCTGCTGCGCCTGGCCCGCACCGAGAGCGTCTACGTGCCGCGCTTCTACGACGTGGACTACCTCCCCGACGGCCGCATCCAGCGGGTCGTGCCGAACCGGGCGGACGTGCCGTTCCGGGTGCACAAGCGCACGACCATGGACCTGGACGCCTGGCCGTACCCGAAGAAGCCCCTGGTCCCGCTGGCCGAGACCGTGCACGAGCGGTACGCCGTGGAGATCTTCCGGGGCTGCACCCGGGGCTGCCGGTTCTGCCAGGCGGGGATGATCACCCGCCCGGTGCGCGAGCGCTCCATCACCACCGTCGGGCAGATGGTGCGGGAGGGGCTGGAGTTCTCCGGCTTCCACGAGGTGGGCCTGCTGTCGCTGTCGTCGGCCGACCACTCCGAGATCGGCGACATGTGCTCCGGCCTGGCCCAGCAGTACGAGGGCACCAACGTGTCGCTCTCGCTGCCGTCGACCCGGGTGGACGCGTTCAACATCGACCTCGCACAGGAGCTGTCCCGCAACGGGCGGCGCACCGGCCTGACCTTCGCCCCCGAGGGCGGGTCGGAGCGGATCCGCAAGGTCATCAACAAGATGGTGTCGAAGGAAGACCTGATCCGCACCGTCGTCACCGCGTACACGAACGGCTGGCGGCAGGTGAAGCTGTACTTCATGTGCGGCCTGCCCACCGAGACCGACGAGGACGTCCTCGAGATCGCGGACATGGCCCACGAGGTCATCCGGGCCGGCAGGGCCGCCACCGGCTCGAAGGACATCCGCTGCACGGTCTCCATCGGCGGGTTCGTGCCGAAGCCGCACACCCCGTTCCAGTGGGCGTCGATGGAGCGGCCGGAGGTCATCGACGGCCGGCTCAAGATGCTCAAGCAGGCGATCAACGCGGACCGGTCGCTCGGCCGGGCGATCGGCTTCCGCTACCACGACGGCGAGCCGTCGCTGATCGAGGGCCTGCTCAGCCGGGGTGACCGGCGGGTCGGCGCGGTGATCCGGCGGGTGTGGGAGAACGGCGGCCGGTTCGACGGCTGGAGCGAGCACTTCTCCTACCAGCGCTGGGTGGAGGCGGCGACCGAGGTCCTGCCGGCCTTCGGCGTCGACCTCGACTGGTACACCACCCGCCAGCGCGACGAGCTGGAGGTCCTGCCCTGGGACCACCTGGACTCGGGCCTGGACAAGGACTGGCTCTGGCAGGACTGGCAGGACTCGCTCAGCGAGTACGAGCAGGACGACTGCCGGTGGACCCCGTGCTTCGACTGCGGCGTCTGCCCGTCGATGGACACCGAGATCCAGATCGGCCCGACCGGGAAGAAGCTTCTCCCGCTCACCCCGATCAACGGTCTGAAGCTCCCCACCGGCGCCCAGCAGTAG
- a CDS encoding lysophospholipid acyltransferase family protein, translating into MPLLYTIGKLTVAPALRLAFRPTVEGLEHIPDAGGAIFAGNHLSVADELFLGTVVPRHLAFWAKSEYFKGTGPKGALSKHVLTGLGAIPVERAGGRAALSAFDAAIPVLRAGDLVAVYPEGTRSPDGRLYRGRTGAVRLAVAAGVPVIPVGMTGTDKAQPIGTRVPRPGRAKITIRFGKPLDFTGRSDDRTSLREMTDEVMAEIQKLTGQEYVPRYAPPRGHSATPGDAPA; encoded by the coding sequence GTGCCCCTGCTCTACACCATCGGCAAGCTCACCGTGGCGCCCGCGCTCCGGCTGGCCTTCCGTCCGACCGTGGAGGGGTTGGAGCACATTCCGGACGCGGGGGGTGCGATCTTCGCTGGCAACCACCTCTCGGTCGCCGACGAGCTGTTCCTCGGCACCGTGGTCCCCCGGCACCTGGCGTTCTGGGCCAAGTCGGAGTACTTCAAGGGCACCGGCCCGAAGGGCGCCCTCTCCAAGCACGTGCTCACCGGCCTGGGCGCCATCCCGGTCGAGCGGGCCGGCGGTCGGGCGGCGCTGTCCGCATTCGACGCCGCCATCCCGGTGCTCAGGGCCGGCGACCTGGTCGCGGTCTATCCGGAGGGGACCCGGTCGCCGGACGGCCGGCTCTACCGGGGGCGCACCGGGGCGGTCCGGCTGGCCGTGGCGGCCGGTGTGCCGGTCATCCCGGTCGGTATGACCGGCACCGACAAGGCCCAGCCCATCGGCACCCGGGTGCCCCGTCCCGGCCGCGCCAAGATCACCATCCGGTTCGGCAAGCCGCTCGACTTCACCGGCCGGTCGGACGACCGCACGTCGCTGCGCGAGATGACCGACGAGGTCATGGCCGAGATCCAGAAGCTCACCGGCCAGGAGTACGTGCCCCGCTACGCCCCGCCGCGCGGGCACTCCGCCACCCCGGGCGACGCCCCGGCCTGA
- the ileS gene encoding isoleucine--tRNA ligase yields the protein MVYPLHEPTAAGVPASPDLPAVERRVLEHWTADKTFEASVEARPASGRRPESTDAAGGGVAGDADNEYVFYDGPPFANGLPHYGHLFTGYVKDVVPRYQTMRGRRVERRFGWDCHGLPAEVVAEKQLGITSKAEILDLGVARFNEACRTSVLEFTHDWERYVTRQARWVDFANDYKTLDLDYMESVMWAFKTLHDKGLVYEGFRVLAYCWRCETPLSNTETRMDDVYRDRHDPTLSVWFALTPDESAPELLRGPVRLGVWTTTPWTLPSNLALAVGPDIEYAVLERDGQRYVVGAARLAAYAKELEGYEQVGTVSGRDLAGRRYTPLFDFLVEQAGPNAYQVLGAEFVTTEDGTGIVHLAPAFGEDDQNVCNAAGIPTIVTVDDHTRFTALVPPYEGEQVFDVNKPVIRELKERGVVLKQDTYTHSYPHCWRCDTPLVYKAVSSWFVAVTKFKDRMVELNQQINWTPGHIKDGSFGKWLANARDWSISRNRFWGSPIPAWKSDDPNYPRLDVYGSLEEIERDFGVRLSDLHRPAVDDLVRPNPDDPTGRSTMRRVPEVLDCWFESGSMPFAQVHYPFENRDWFEHHYPGDFIVEYIGQTRGWFYTMHVLATALFDRPAFRNCLSHGILLGSDGRKMSKSLRNYPDVYHVFDSYGSDAMRWMLMSSPVLRGGDMAVTEPGIRDAVRQVLLPLWNVWYFFSLYANADGYTAKRNTTSTHLLDRYVLAKTNELVSTVQEQMDAYDISGACVTVRSYLDALTNWYVRRSRDRFWSGDADAFDTLWTVLETLCRVVAPLAPLTAEEIWRGLTGERSVHLTDWPSAGEFPADHELVAAMDATREVCSAALSLRKAKGLRVRLPLSTLTVASPVAAQLRPFGDLVADEVNVKAVEFTDEVSAYCQQVLTVVPRALGPRVGKQVQQVIRAVKAGEWELVDGAPVAAGVTLAEGEYELRLVAADAEHSAPLPGGEGVVVLDTEVTPELAAEGLARDVVRVVQQARRDADLDVSDRIVVALSAGEEVRAAVAAYTDFVAREVLADSVDFADGVDGFTGEVGEGERVTVAVRRV from the coding sequence ATGGTCTATCCGTTGCACGAACCGACCGCCGCCGGCGTCCCGGCGAGCCCGGACCTGCCCGCGGTCGAGCGCCGCGTCCTGGAGCACTGGACGGCCGACAAGACCTTCGAGGCCTCCGTCGAGGCCCGGCCGGCCTCCGGCCGGCGACCGGAGAGCACGGACGCGGCCGGAGGCGGCGTCGCGGGCGACGCCGACAACGAGTACGTGTTCTACGACGGCCCGCCGTTCGCCAACGGCCTGCCGCACTACGGCCACCTCTTCACCGGTTACGTGAAGGACGTCGTGCCGCGCTACCAGACGATGCGCGGTCGGCGGGTGGAGCGGCGCTTCGGCTGGGACTGCCACGGCCTGCCCGCCGAGGTGGTCGCCGAGAAGCAGCTCGGCATCACCAGCAAGGCGGAGATCCTCGACCTCGGCGTGGCCCGGTTCAACGAGGCGTGCCGCACCTCGGTGCTGGAGTTCACCCACGACTGGGAGCGCTACGTCACCCGGCAGGCCCGCTGGGTCGACTTCGCCAACGACTACAAGACCCTCGACCTGGACTACATGGAAAGCGTCATGTGGGCCTTCAAGACCCTGCACGACAAGGGCCTGGTCTACGAGGGCTTCCGGGTGCTGGCGTACTGCTGGCGCTGCGAGACGCCGCTGTCGAACACCGAGACCCGGATGGACGACGTCTACCGGGACCGGCACGACCCGACGCTGTCGGTCTGGTTCGCGCTGACTCCCGACGAGAGCGCGCCGGAGCTGCTGCGCGGGCCGGTGCGCCTCGGCGTCTGGACCACCACGCCGTGGACCCTGCCGTCCAACCTGGCGCTCGCCGTCGGCCCCGACATCGAGTACGCCGTGCTGGAGCGCGACGGCCAGCGGTACGTGGTCGGGGCGGCGCGGCTGGCCGCGTACGCCAAGGAGCTGGAGGGCTACGAGCAGGTCGGCACCGTCTCCGGCCGTGACCTGGCCGGGCGCCGCTACACCCCGCTGTTCGACTTCCTCGTCGAGCAGGCCGGCCCGAACGCCTACCAGGTGCTCGGCGCGGAGTTCGTCACGACCGAGGACGGCACCGGGATCGTCCACCTGGCCCCGGCCTTCGGCGAGGACGACCAGAACGTCTGCAACGCGGCCGGCATCCCCACCATCGTCACGGTCGACGACCACACCCGGTTCACCGCGCTGGTGCCGCCCTACGAGGGCGAGCAGGTCTTCGACGTCAACAAGCCGGTGATCCGGGAGCTCAAGGAGCGGGGGGTCGTCCTCAAGCAGGACACCTACACCCACTCGTACCCGCACTGCTGGCGCTGCGACACCCCGCTGGTCTACAAGGCGGTGTCGTCGTGGTTCGTCGCGGTGACGAAGTTCAAGGACCGGATGGTCGAGCTGAACCAGCAGATCAACTGGACGCCGGGGCACATCAAGGACGGCTCGTTCGGCAAGTGGCTGGCCAACGCCCGCGACTGGTCGATCAGCCGGAACCGGTTCTGGGGCTCGCCGATCCCGGCGTGGAAGTCCGACGACCCGAACTATCCCCGGCTCGACGTCTACGGCTCGCTTGAGGAGATCGAGCGGGACTTCGGCGTACGCCTGAGCGACCTGCACCGGCCGGCGGTGGACGACCTCGTCCGCCCCAACCCGGACGACCCCACGGGGCGCTCGACGATGCGCCGGGTGCCGGAGGTGCTGGACTGCTGGTTCGAGTCCGGCTCGATGCCGTTCGCCCAGGTGCACTACCCGTTCGAGAACCGCGACTGGTTCGAGCACCACTACCCGGGCGACTTCATCGTCGAGTACATCGGGCAGACCCGCGGCTGGTTCTACACCATGCACGTGCTGGCCACCGCGCTGTTCGACCGGCCGGCGTTCCGCAACTGCCTCAGCCACGGCATCCTGCTCGGCTCCGACGGGCGCAAGATGTCCAAGAGCCTGCGCAACTACCCGGACGTCTACCACGTGTTCGACTCGTACGGCTCGGACGCGATGCGCTGGATGCTGATGTCCTCGCCGGTGCTGCGCGGCGGCGACATGGCCGTGACCGAGCCGGGCATCCGCGACGCCGTCCGGCAGGTGCTGCTGCCGCTGTGGAACGTCTGGTACTTCTTCTCGCTCTACGCCAACGCCGACGGGTACACCGCGAAGCGGAACACGACAAGCACCCACCTGCTCGACCGGTACGTGCTGGCGAAGACGAACGAGCTGGTGTCGACGGTCCAGGAGCAGATGGACGCGTACGACATCTCGGGCGCCTGCGTCACCGTGCGGTCCTACCTGGACGCGCTGACCAACTGGTACGTGCGGCGCTCCCGGGACCGGTTCTGGTCCGGCGACGCCGACGCGTTCGACACCCTGTGGACGGTGCTGGAGACGCTGTGCCGGGTGGTGGCGCCGCTGGCGCCGCTGACCGCCGAGGAGATCTGGCGCGGCCTCACCGGCGAGCGGTCGGTGCACCTGACCGACTGGCCGTCCGCCGGGGAGTTCCCGGCCGACCACGAGCTGGTCGCCGCGATGGACGCCACCCGGGAGGTCTGCTCGGCGGCGCTGTCGCTGCGCAAGGCCAAGGGCCTGCGGGTGCGCCTGCCGCTGTCGACGCTGACCGTGGCCTCGCCCGTCGCGGCGCAGCTGCGGCCCTTCGGCGACCTGGTCGCCGACGAGGTCAACGTGAAGGCGGTGGAGTTCACCGACGAGGTGTCGGCGTACTGCCAGCAGGTGCTGACCGTGGTGCCGCGCGCGCTCGGCCCCCGCGTCGGCAAGCAGGTGCAGCAGGTCATCAGGGCGGTCAAGGCGGGGGAGTGGGAGCTGGTCGACGGCGCCCCGGTCGCCGCGGGCGTCACCCTCGCCGAGGGCGAGTACGAGCTGCGCCTGGTCGCCGCCGACGCCGAGCACTCCGCGCCGCTGCCCGGCGGCGAGGGCGTGGTCGTGCTGGACACCGAGGTCACCCCCGAGCTGGCCGCCGAGGGGCTGGCCCGGGACGTCGTCCGGGTGGTGCAGCAGGCCCGCCGCGACGCCGACCTGGACGTCTCGGACCGGATCGTGGTGGCGTTGTCGGCCGGCGAGGAGGTGCGTGCGGCGGTGGCCGCGTACACCGACTTCGTGGCCCGCGAGGTGCTGGCCGACTCCGTCGACTTCGCCGACGGGGTGGACGGCTTCACCGGGGAGGTCGGCGAGGGCGAGCGGGTGACCGTGGCCGTCCGCAGGGTATGA
- a CDS encoding carboxymuconolactone decarboxylase family protein, whose amino-acid sequence MQRINVAEVAPQAYQAVLGLEKYVRANVGHTVLELVKLRASMLNGCAFCVDMHSRDALASGESDRRLFAVAAWREAPFFDERERTALALTDAVTRLGEHGVPDDVWDAAAKVWSEKELADLLMAIATINVWNRIAVTCRTDLPTDV is encoded by the coding sequence ATGCAACGGATCAACGTGGCCGAGGTGGCACCGCAGGCGTACCAGGCCGTGCTGGGGCTGGAGAAGTACGTCCGGGCGAACGTCGGGCACACCGTGCTGGAGCTGGTGAAGCTGCGGGCGTCGATGCTGAACGGCTGTGCGTTCTGCGTCGACATGCACAGCCGGGACGCGCTGGCGTCGGGCGAGTCGGACCGGCGGCTCTTCGCCGTCGCCGCCTGGCGGGAGGCGCCCTTCTTCGACGAGCGGGAGCGGACCGCGCTGGCGCTCACCGACGCGGTGACCCGGCTCGGCGAGCACGGCGTGCCCGACGACGTCTGGGACGCGGCGGCGAAGGTGTGGTCCGAGAAGGAACTCGCCGACCTGCTGATGGCGATCGCCACCATCAACGTGTGGAACCGGATCGCCGTGACCTGCCGCACCGATCTGCCCACGGACGTGTGA
- the ndk gene encoding nucleoside-diphosphate kinase has protein sequence MSSSSPDERTLVLIKPDAVRRGLVGEVISRFERKGLRIDAMVSRTMDAALADEHYAEHVDKPFYPPLKDFMTGGPLVALVLAGDQVIDVVRGLVGATDGRRAAAGTIRGDLSLSNRENLVHASDSPDSAKREIALWFPELV, from the coding sequence GTGTCCAGCAGCAGCCCCGATGAGCGCACCCTCGTACTGATCAAGCCCGACGCGGTCCGCCGCGGGCTGGTCGGCGAGGTGATCTCCCGCTTCGAGCGCAAGGGGCTGCGGATCGACGCGATGGTGTCCCGGACGATGGACGCCGCGCTGGCCGACGAGCACTACGCCGAGCACGTCGACAAGCCGTTCTACCCGCCGCTGAAGGACTTCATGACCGGCGGCCCGCTGGTGGCGCTGGTGCTCGCCGGCGACCAGGTCATCGACGTGGTGCGCGGGCTCGTCGGCGCGACCGACGGGCGGCGGGCGGCGGCCGGCACGATCCGCGGCGACCTCTCCCTGTCCAACCGTGAGAACCTGGTGCACGCCTCCGACTCGCCGGACAGCGCGAAGCGCGAGATCGCGCTCTGGTTCCCCGAGCTGGTCTGA
- a CDS encoding VOC family protein, with protein sequence MANGGNRPIAPVRKLIAAVLGTVATFVVLFGLGMTSWAIVALGVALLVLAIALATVRGGGRTWVIGEGHVHSASEPPTQYAFGRCELQLVIDAPGLPPRSKKIIEPRVPVAKWPSLGQTLPIRVALDDQRHVRVLWDDVPTHAETAAAVAADLPPEYAGSESLDDVLIQQEAPPWADRAPDDDFRDDYRDDFRDDFRAPVGDPLGDPVGDPLGDPLGGDRVGRPEEREPVVMHQRPGGPVVLEGTLVEQPTTGTLPRRATPTPRPPAEERFDAPGERLDPSAPADPLDLPLDDPAPPRNRVRDERVRDERISPEELDEAIFGPGPATDADNEAGETAAAGDEFGAPIAGVGLTLLVTDLPRSLDFYRDLGFAEVDRGSGNAVLSSGTTRLVLREVTEAAPISRRLVHVNLEVDDIGSAYERLRGTGVRFTYAPRVVNRGTKLEVWAAAFRDPDGHGIALTQWRERAEA encoded by the coding sequence GTGGCGAATGGCGGGAACCGGCCCATCGCACCGGTACGCAAGCTGATCGCCGCGGTGCTGGGCACCGTGGCCACCTTCGTCGTCCTGTTCGGCCTGGGCATGACGAGCTGGGCGATCGTGGCACTCGGCGTCGCCCTGCTGGTGCTGGCCATCGCGCTGGCCACGGTGCGCGGGGGCGGTCGCACCTGGGTGATCGGCGAAGGGCACGTGCACAGCGCCTCCGAGCCGCCCACGCAGTACGCCTTCGGCCGCTGCGAACTCCAGCTGGTGATCGACGCCCCGGGGCTGCCGCCCCGGTCCAAGAAGATCATCGAGCCGCGGGTGCCGGTGGCGAAGTGGCCGTCGCTGGGCCAGACGCTGCCGATCCGGGTGGCCCTGGACGACCAGCGCCACGTCCGGGTGCTCTGGGACGACGTGCCCACCCACGCGGAGACCGCCGCCGCCGTCGCGGCCGACCTGCCGCCCGAGTACGCGGGCTCCGAGTCGCTGGACGACGTGCTGATCCAGCAGGAGGCCCCGCCGTGGGCGGACCGGGCGCCGGACGACGACTTCCGGGACGACTACCGCGACGACTTCCGGGACGACTTCCGGGCGCCGGTGGGCGATCCGCTGGGCGACCCCGTCGGTGATCCGCTGGGCGATCCGCTCGGTGGGGACCGGGTCGGGCGGCCCGAGGAGCGCGAGCCCGTCGTGATGCACCAGCGTCCGGGTGGGCCGGTCGTGCTGGAGGGCACGCTCGTCGAGCAGCCCACCACCGGCACCCTGCCGCGCCGGGCCACCCCGACGCCCCGCCCGCCCGCCGAGGAGCGGTTCGACGCGCCCGGCGAGCGCCTCGACCCGTCCGCGCCGGCGGATCCGCTCGACCTGCCCCTGGACGATCCCGCCCCGCCGCGCAACCGGGTCCGCGACGAGCGGGTCCGCGACGAGCGGATCAGCCCGGAGGAACTGGACGAGGCGATCTTCGGCCCCGGTCCGGCGACCGACGCCGACAACGAGGCCGGGGAGACCGCGGCGGCCGGCGACGAGTTCGGGGCGCCGATCGCCGGCGTGGGGCTGACCCTGCTGGTCACCGACCTGCCCCGCTCGCTGGACTTCTACCGCGACCTGGGCTTCGCCGAGGTCGACCGGGGCTCCGGCAACGCGGTCCTCTCCTCCGGGACGACCCGCCTGGTGCTGCGCGAGGTGACCGAGGCGGCGCCGATCAGCCGCCGGCTGGTGCACGTCAACCTCGAGGTCGACGACATCGGCTCCGCCTACGAGCGGCTGCGCGGCACGGGCGTCCGGTTCACGTACGCCCCCCGCGTGGTCAACCGGGGCACGAAGCTGGAGGTGTGGGCGGCGGCGTTCCGCGACCCGGACGGCCACGGCATCGCCCTCACCCAGTGGCGGGAACGCGCCGAGGCCTGA
- a CDS encoding DUF4233 domain-containing protein, which produces MTGPERATAGDDRPTGAPDGLPGDLPASTSDGTPDDGAVRAADGNPAGRPPRRSGLRNPERAVRGLGAGTLSLEALVLVLAIQPIRVVGGDLGGAAIGAVVALAVAAVLLAGMMRRPWAWHAGTALQGLLMLAGLLHWSLLVLGVVFALVWGYALHVRRVILG; this is translated from the coding sequence ATGACCGGGCCGGAGCGGGCCACCGCGGGCGACGACCGCCCGACCGGGGCACCCGACGGGCTCCCCGGCGACCTCCCCGCCAGTACCTCGGACGGCACCCCGGACGACGGCGCGGTCCGGGCGGCCGACGGCAACCCCGCGGGGCGCCCGCCGCGCCGCTCCGGGCTGCGCAACCCGGAACGGGCGGTCCGTGGCCTCGGCGCGGGCACGCTCAGCCTGGAGGCGCTGGTGCTGGTGCTGGCCATCCAGCCGATCCGGGTGGTCGGCGGCGACCTGGGCGGCGCCGCGATCGGGGCCGTGGTGGCGCTGGCCGTGGCGGCGGTGCTGCTCGCCGGCATGATGCGTCGGCCGTGGGCCTGGCACGCCGGCACCGCCCTGCAGGGACTGCTCATGCTGGCCGGCCTGCTGCACTGGTCGCTGCTGGTGCTGGGCGTCGTCTTCGCCCTGGTGTGGGGCTACGCCCTGCACGTGCGCCGGGTCATCCTGGGCTGA